In one window of Tenacibaculum mesophilum DNA:
- a CDS encoding glyceraldehyde-3-phosphate dehydrogenase yields the protein MSTITNYEKEVVNQAQVRRATVEFINIVNDLWYDKSIELVLFRNPLVDKRASEVLNLIDYAKEFVAKPITIEDALEIAKSIQSIDLPPSKLDIGKLAYEYHLQDEASVDKIAFVKEQLKDATEAENIQPKDVVLYGFGRIGRLLARELSSKMGKGSQLRLRAVVTRGKIDQTVLEKRASLLSVDSVHGDFLGTVQVDADNNALIINGTTVYMISAAQPEDIDYTQYGINDALIIDNTGAFRDEEALSRHLKAKGASKVLLTAPGAGVPNIVHGVNHEENNPDNIDIFSAASCTTNAITPVLKVLEDNFGIKKGHLETIHAYTNDQNLVDNMHKKYRRGRAAALNMVITETGAGKAVAKALPALAGKLTSSAIRVPVPNGSLAILNLQLNTPATVESVNAIMKQYALEGDLVEQIQYSLSNELVSSDIVGTTAPSIFDSKATIADGDTIVIYVWYDNEYGYSHQVMRLAKHIAKVRRYTYY from the coding sequence ATGTCAACAATAACAAATTACGAAAAAGAAGTAGTAAATCAAGCACAAGTTCGAAGAGCTACGGTTGAGTTTATAAACATCGTTAACGATTTATGGTACGATAAATCTATCGAGTTAGTATTATTTAGAAATCCATTGGTAGATAAAAGAGCTAGTGAGGTTTTAAATTTAATCGATTATGCTAAAGAATTTGTAGCGAAGCCAATAACAATAGAAGATGCTTTAGAAATAGCTAAATCAATTCAATCAATTGATTTACCACCATCAAAATTAGATATTGGTAAATTAGCATACGAATATCATTTACAAGATGAAGCATCGGTAGATAAAATAGCTTTTGTAAAAGAGCAATTAAAAGATGCTACTGAAGCAGAAAATATTCAACCAAAAGACGTAGTATTATACGGTTTTGGACGTATTGGTCGTTTATTAGCTCGTGAGTTGAGCAGTAAAATGGGTAAAGGTTCTCAATTACGATTAAGAGCTGTAGTAACTCGTGGTAAAATAGATCAAACAGTATTAGAAAAAAGAGCTTCTTTGTTAAGTGTAGATTCTGTACATGGAGATTTCTTAGGAACAGTTCAGGTAGATGCTGATAACAATGCTTTAATCATTAACGGTACAACTGTTTACATGATTTCTGCTGCACAACCAGAAGATATTGATTATACGCAATATGGAATTAACGATGCGTTAATTATTGATAACACAGGAGCTTTTAGAGATGAAGAAGCATTAAGTCGTCACTTAAAAGCAAAAGGAGCAAGTAAAGTATTATTAACAGCTCCAGGTGCAGGTGTACCTAACATTGTTCACGGTGTAAACCATGAAGAAAATAACCCTGATAATATCGATATTTTCTCAGCAGCTTCATGTACTACCAATGCTATTACACCAGTATTAAAAGTGTTAGAAGATAACTTCGGAATAAAAAAAGGACACTTAGAAACAATTCATGCATATACAAACGATCAAAACTTGGTTGATAACATGCATAAGAAATACCGTAGAGGTAGAGCTGCTGCGTTAAACATGGTAATTACAGAAACAGGGGCAGGAAAAGCAGTAGCAAAAGCATTACCAGCATTAGCAGGTAAGTTAACCTCAAGTGCTATTCGTGTACCAGTGCCTAACGGATCGTTAGCAATCTTAAACTTACAATTAAATACTCCAGCAACAGTAGAGTCAGTAAACGCTATCATGAAGCAGTATGCCTTAGAAGGAGATTTGGTAGAGCAAATTCAATACTCATTAAGTAATGAATTAGTGTCTTCTGATATTGTAGGAACAACAGCACCATCTATTTTCGACAGTAAAGCAACAATAGCTGACGGAGATACTATCGTAATTTATGTATGGTACGATAATGAATATGGTTATTCACATCAAGTAATGCGTTTAGC